One window of the Pelmatolapia mariae isolate MD_Pm_ZW linkage group LG15, Pm_UMD_F_2, whole genome shotgun sequence genome contains the following:
- the znf106b gene encoding zinc finger protein 106 isoform X3, translating into MANVQTPHEKVVKSHVEQNPPQTSQTSKSSYCILCRSWYLKHEAHEHMHSMLHHRELESVLGKDSFHDCQACKASSMGLNEYAQHISTVQHKAKLKSLMSKNVKPLSLFKTLSTESLTRLMERNKALKREKKKVTKKKRKKLKQVAGQRRAHSSKGTTKTKTRASKVEKHRQSKQVQLEQRQNDEHKGRSNAVVQNKENKVSSKQRPPHNAESSLHCQSRRLAPMSGEPEGRSWHNASVNNQPCLVKLVTSQMERFVKTQGGATDLWHQMAGPAVSQYNYRSRKYNGATNTVFTSDQLPDNGAIIFDRSQAATTGQESVRRSAQPAPANSAAPIREVDVTAMLKQIRRALGVREPCRADREARRQKSEAGVQVADPVTSQQSRTEAEQPAGTSALTEKAQDCEKSSGGADRLPNNGNKASQVATNGLTSPKRCTEKTASSEPDSNKPKVRIAHKAGQAHGEKEAGCKSTTNTLLSFSGARSNQNWTAGHEEVKRKAKGTQRFGIELSNRPTHQDSSVHPQDFDLPLSEGFHWESFPDSVSMPHSTAPPPFRDTADTERDTETQSDSQVQEASGQPAAAQDPGSSQTAARIQMKVEPNFEDFNADLRGSASASKRKHTMVDGLSDKEPSGKKKKTKSNKDQEQMDQLLAVSLREEELSHSLQNLDKSLVQARNALQAAYAEVQRLLLLRQQFTSEVNSLRAKRIEILQGMQEGYSGTSSSAGAASVRSPSIPPSSLLSGSSTTPQSASTAPALSITPPLPAPLALTVKQEMCHRSTVGQASHLSTTVPSNTDAAQVPLNQPVSLFPSLLLPQTHLAAPLTAAAAISANQSNAECSTSANILLSLESSSRQQQQETREGLQDCAKTKMVAKEPEPAGGSPEREKRQPVADDKGNESDDSVEMIDRSNMEVIAVDESDCEDSLGKDLKVPAQPQEPSHSVNAEFSSASTQTSQQSQNDSEIKPSALEGKDANTPAASVDDEEPSLGEFLNHSGPVNSLQVHNGVLYTCSGDNTARAYSLVTKECLTIFDGHTNKINCLLVSSIPNMPTRLYTGSSDQTIRCYSIKSKKCLEQLALPDRVLYLHIAWNILYAGTASGSVASYDVKTLKQLDVFECHGPRGVSCLGTAQEGARRLLLVGSYDSTISVRDAKSGLLLRSLEGHTKTVLCMKVVNDLVFSGSSDTSVHAHNIHTGELVRIYKGHGHAVTSIVILGKVMVTACLDKLVRVFELQSHDRLQVYGGHSDMVMCMAVHKSVIYTGCYDGSVQAVKLNLMKNYRCWWQNCSLIFGMQDHLLQHLTKDHSNQNLQTVKCRWRGCDTFFATQHSVRQELPEHMQTHVENDSNVQP; encoded by the exons ATGGCAAACGTTCAAACTCCACACGAGAAGGTGGTCAAATCCCATGTGGAGCAGAATCCTCCCCAAACCTCACAGACGTCTAAAAGCAGCTACTGCATTTTGTGTCGCAGCTGGTATTTGAAGCAT GAAGCACACGAGCATATGCACAGCATGCTGCATCACAGAGAGCTGGagtcagtgttgggcaa AGATTCCTTTCATGACTGTCAGGCATGCAAAGCTTCCTCCATGGgtttaaatgagtatgcccagCACATCTCGACCGTTCAGCACAAAGCCAAGTTGAAGAGCTTGATGTCCAAAAATGTGAAGCCCCTGTCTCTGTTTAAGACTCTCAGCACAGAGTCTTTAACCCGGCTCATGGAGAGAAACAAGGCACTAAAGAGAGAGAA GaagaaagtaacaaaaaaaaagagaaagaaactgaAGCAGGTGGCTGGTCAGAGGCGTGCTCATTCGTCAAAGGGAACCACCAAAACAAAGACTCGCGCATCCAAAGTGGAAAAGCATAGACAGTCAAAACAGGTGCAGCTGGAGCAAAGGCAGAATGATGAGCACAAAGGCAGGAGCAATGCTGTCGTCCAGAACAAGGAGAACAAAGTATCCAGTAAGCAAAGACCTCCTCACAATGCAGAATCAAGCCTTCATTGTCAAAGCAGGAGACTGGCTCCTATGTCTGGAGAGCCCGAAGGTCGAAGCTGGCATAACGCTTCTGTCAACAATCAGCCCTGCCTAGTCAAACTTGTGACCTCCCAAATGGAAAGATTTGTCAAGACTCAAGGGGGTGCCACTGACCTCTGGCACCAGATGGCAGGACCTGCTGTGAGCCAGTACAACTATCGCAGCAGGAAGTATAATGGtgcaacaaacacagtcttCACCAGCGACCAGCTCCCTGATAATGGAGCCATCATCTTTGATCGGAGCCAAGCTGCAACTACAGGGCAGGAAAGTGTACGCCGCTCAGCTCAACCTGCACCGGCCAACAGCGCAGCTCCTATACGAGAAGTTGATGTCACTGCCATGCTGAAGCAAATCAGAAGAGCGCTGGGTGTGAGGGAGCCATGCAGAGCAGACCGAGAAGCCCGGAGACAGAAGAGTGAGGCCGGCGTCCAGGTGGCTGATCCCGTGACCTCACAACAAAGCAGAACTGAGGCAGAGCAGCCAGCAGGCACCTCCGCTCTGACTGAAAAAGCTCAGGACTGTGAAAAGAGCTCAGGAGGTGCAGACAGACTGCCAAACAATGGGAATAAGGCATCTCAGGTGGCCACCAACGGCCTGACTTCACCTAAAAGATGTACTGAAAAGACAGCTTCATCTGAGCCCGACTCAAACAAACCTAAGGTTCGAATTGCTCACAAAGCAGGCCAAGCTCATGGGGAGAAGGAGGCTGGATGTAAATCAACTACAAACACGTTGCTTAGCTTTTCAGGGGCCAGGAGTAATCAGAACTGGACTGCGGGGCATGAGGAGGTGAAAAGGAAGGCAAAAGGCACGCAGAG GTTTGGAATTGAGTTGTCGAATCGTCCGACTCACCAAGACAGCTCAGTGCATCCGCAGGACTTTGACCTGCCGCTGTCCGAAGGCTTCCACTGGGAGTCGTTTCCAGACTCTGTTTCGATGCCACACTCGACTGCACCCCCTCCATTCCGAGACACTGCTGATACTGAGCgtgacacagagacacagtcaGACTCTCAGGTTCAGGAAGCTTCGGGACAGCCGGCTGCAGCTCAGGATCCTGGCAGCAGCCAGACAGCTGCACGAATACAGATGAAAGTGGAGCCAAACTTTGAGGATTTTAATGCAGATTTAAGGGGCAGCGCTAGTGCCAGCAAGAGGAAACACACCATG GTTGACGGTCTTTCTGACAAGGAGCCAAgtgggaaaaagaagaaaacaaagtcaaacaaaG ATCAGGAACAAATGGACCAGCTGTTGGCGGTGTCACTGCGTGAGGAAGAGTTGAGCCACTCATTGCAGAATTTGGACAAGTCTCTGGTCCAGGCCCGTAATGCCCTGCAAGCTGCATACGCAGAAGTCCAGAGACTTTTGCTACTGAGACAGCAG tTCACTTCTGAGGTCAACAGCCTAAGAGCCAAGCGCATTGAGATCCTGCAGGGAATGCAAG AAGGGTACTCAGGAACATCGTCATCAGCGGGAGCTGCCAGTGTTCGATCTCCCTCCATTCCTCCTTCGAGCCTGTTATCTGGCTCCTCAACAACTCCGCAATCAGCTTCCACAGCTCCAGCATTATCCATCACCCCACCTCTTCCAGCTCCTCTCGCTTTAACAGTGAAGCAAGAAATGTGCCATCGGTCCACAGTTGGACAAGCCAGCCACTTGTCCACAACGGTGCCCAGTAACACCGATGCTGCTCAGGTCCCTCTGAACCAACCCGTAtctttgtttccctccctgctgctcCCACAAACACACTTAGCAGCTCCcttgactgctgctgctgccatctctGCCAATCAGTCCAACGCAGAGTGCTCCACATCTGCAAATATACTTCTTTCTCTTGAATCATCTTccaggcagcagcagcaagaaACAAGAGAGGGATTACAGGACTGTGCAAAGACAAAGATGGTGGCCAAAGAACCAGAGCCAGCCGGTGGTAGTCCCGAAAGAGAAAAACGGCAACCTGTGGCAGATGACAAGGGGAATGAGAGTGACGATTCTGTTGAAATGATTGATCGCTCCAACATGGAGGTCATAGCCGTCGATGAATCGGACTGTGAGGACTCCCTTGGAAAAGATTTAAAAGTTCCGGCGCAGCCACAGGAGCCTTCTCACTCTGTGAATGCTGAGTTCAGCTCTGCAAGCACACAAACGTCTCAACAAAGTCAGAACGACAG TGAAATTAAGCCTTCAGCTTTGGAAGGGAAAGATGCCAACACTCCTGCAG CATCCGTTGACGATGAGGAGCCATCCTTGGGAGAGTTTCTAAATCACAGCGGCCCCGTGAACAGCCTTCAAGTCCACAATGGCGTCCTGTACACGTGCTCGGGGGACAACACGGCTCGGGCCTACAGTCTAGTG ACCAAGGAGTGCTTAACAATATTTGACGGTCACACAAATAAAATCAACTGTCTACTGGTGTCATCCATCCCAAATATGCCGACACGCCTCTACACAGGATCCAGCGATCAAACTATCCGCTGTTACAGCATAAAG TCTAAGAAGTGTCTGGAGCAGCTTGCCCTTCCTGACAGAGTGCTGTATTTGCACATAGCCTGGAATATTCTGTATGCTGGGACTGCCAGCGGATCAGTTGCTAGCTATGATGTAAAG ACTCTGAAACAGCTGGATGTGTTCGAGTGCCACGGCCCACGAGGCGTGAGCTGCCTGGGCACAGCTCAGGAGGGCGCTCGCCGGCTGCTTCTGGTCGGATCGTATGACAGCACTATAAGCGTGCGCGATGCCAAGAGCGGCCTGCTCCTGCGGTCACTGGAAGGTCACACCAAGACTGTACTTTGTATGAAG gtAGTGAATGACCTGGTTTTCAGTGGTTCCAGTGACACATCTGTACATGCCCACAACATCCAT ACGGGCGAGTTGGTTCGTATCTACAAGGGTCACGGTCATGCTGTCACATCAATTGTCATCTTGGGGAAAGTGATGGTAACAGCCTGTTTGGATAAACTGGTTCGAGTTTTTGAGCTACAG tCTCACGACCGGCTGCAGGTATATGGAGGTCACAGTGACATGGTGATGTGCATGGCTGTACATAAAAGTGTG ATCTACACAGGCTGTTACGATGGCAGTGTTCAAGCTGTAAAGCTCAACTTGATGAAAAACTACCGCTGCTGG TGGCAGAATTGCTCTCTGATCTTCGGCATGCAGGATCATTTGCTACAGCACCTTACTAAAGATCACAGCAACCAAAATCTGCagacggtcaaatgtcgctggAGAGGCTGCGACACGTTTTTTGCCACGCAGCATTCAGTCAGACAG GAGCTTCCTGAACACATGCAGACTCACGTGGAGAACGACAGTAACGTGCAGCCCTGA